The following are encoded together in the Anaerostipes caccae L1-92 genome:
- a CDS encoding pyruvate formate lyase family protein encodes MKKSLIEGEQNAEVSVKIPCEKSFVEQLEIMELYTETHRRYDSLCKEKREVECLKVLYPRMFRKIEEKDLIVGRLDFLPIGFGCVTSLGGVGHYCVFHKLREFERNIGKEYENRVEKLFEYWEDHDVKALFCRHVLTETTIGRFIDCDYPLMATARLSGMMLHYDWLCERGIGGIIEHIRDKIKADPGNDFLQSSLDAMYLLQTVIDDQQRKLKDACAGASDSRQRELDLMLKDLKHIRSSKPETFHQAIQLIWLYALVAGCINYGRLDDILGPYLVNDLRKGLITEDEAYAYLKSLWTLIENRRTTVNGRIIVGGYGRKNPKEADEFARLAIKVTKDCKYVEPQFTLRFNKETPEDIWNMAMDSLGEGATYPTLYNDDVNVPAVMYGMRIDKEAAEQYVPLGCTEFVIQGQSVGTPNILFNLLKLLTITLNKGIDPFDGKYKAGPVRIKDLSEMATFDDLYSNYKELLDYYMDLSIKGQCYSYECMNQEVSFLFTSILMDDCIERGKSLLDGGVRYLGGTNETYGNINTSDSLYAIKKLVYEDHTYTLEEIHEAVMHNFEGYERLRKHLLECDKYGNDLQEVDDLANDLYEYVAKGVRQRGIDAGLQYFLIVISNNQVNTEWGRCTAASPDGRLSGMFMNPANNPQSGAAKSGPTACLNSLRKFDPRYHGGSVQSMKFTPNVFNNDRKKTNMLLKTYFKHGGCHLMITVVDKGVLEDAQKHPEKYPNLIVRVSGFSAVFVDLEKDVQDEVMARVLYD; translated from the coding sequence ATGAAAAAAAGTCTGATTGAAGGGGAGCAGAATGCCGAAGTCAGTGTCAAAATTCCATGTGAGAAGTCTTTTGTTGAACAATTGGAGATTATGGAACTTTATACTGAGACACATAGAAGATATGACAGCCTCTGTAAGGAAAAACGGGAAGTGGAATGTCTGAAGGTTTTGTATCCCAGGATGTTCCGTAAAATAGAAGAAAAGGATCTGATTGTTGGACGTCTGGACTTCCTGCCCATAGGTTTCGGCTGTGTGACATCCCTTGGCGGAGTCGGACATTACTGCGTATTCCATAAGCTAAGGGAATTTGAAAGAAACATTGGGAAAGAATATGAAAACCGTGTGGAGAAACTATTTGAATACTGGGAAGATCATGATGTGAAAGCACTTTTTTGCCGGCATGTTCTGACGGAAACAACCATTGGAAGGTTCATAGACTGTGATTATCCGCTGATGGCAACCGCACGGTTATCCGGAATGATGCTGCATTATGACTGGCTGTGTGAAAGAGGTATTGGAGGGATCATAGAGCACATTCGGGATAAAATAAAAGCAGATCCAGGAAATGATTTTCTGCAAAGTTCTTTGGACGCCATGTATTTGCTCCAGACTGTAATTGATGATCAGCAGAGAAAGTTAAAAGATGCCTGTGCTGGTGCGTCAGATTCAAGACAGAGAGAACTGGATCTGATGTTAAAAGATTTAAAGCATATCCGTTCTTCAAAACCAGAGACATTTCACCAGGCAATCCAGCTGATCTGGCTGTATGCGCTGGTGGCGGGATGTATTAATTATGGGCGGTTAGATGATATTCTCGGACCTTATCTTGTCAATGATCTGAGAAAAGGTCTTATTACAGAAGATGAAGCGTATGCATATTTGAAATCTTTATGGACATTGATTGAAAACCGGAGAACAACCGTCAATGGAAGAATTATCGTTGGAGGATATGGACGGAAGAATCCGAAAGAGGCTGATGAATTTGCCAGGCTGGCAATCAAAGTTACAAAGGACTGCAAATATGTGGAACCGCAATTTACTCTGCGTTTTAATAAAGAGACACCGGAAGATATCTGGAATATGGCTATGGACAGCCTGGGTGAGGGAGCAACATATCCTACTTTGTATAATGACGATGTGAATGTTCCCGCAGTTATGTATGGGATGCGCATTGATAAGGAGGCTGCCGAGCAGTATGTTCCGTTGGGATGTACAGAATTTGTTATACAGGGACAAAGCGTTGGTACACCAAACATTTTATTTAATCTGCTGAAACTTTTGACCATTACTTTAAATAAGGGAATCGATCCTTTTGATGGTAAATATAAGGCCGGACCGGTTCGGATCAAAGATTTATCAGAAATGGCAACCTTCGATGATCTGTACAGTAATTATAAAGAGCTGCTGGATTACTATATGGATTTGTCAATTAAGGGTCAATGTTACTCATATGAATGTATGAATCAGGAGGTAAGCTTTCTGTTTACGAGTATTCTGATGGATGATTGTATTGAGAGAGGGAAATCGTTACTGGACGGAGGAGTAAGGTATCTGGGCGGCACCAATGAAACATACGGAAATATCAATACCTCCGATTCTCTGTATGCCATAAAAAAACTGGTATATGAGGATCATACATATACACTGGAAGAAATTCATGAGGCTGTCATGCACAATTTTGAAGGCTATGAGAGATTGAGAAAACATCTGCTGGAATGCGATAAATACGGAAATGATTTGCAGGAAGTGGATGACCTTGCCAATGATTTGTACGAATATGTTGCAAAAGGTGTTAGACAGAGAGGGATTGATGCCGGACTGCAGTATTTTCTGATCGTAATCAGCAATAATCAGGTGAATACAGAGTGGGGCAGATGCACGGCAGCTTCTCCGGATGGGAGATTGTCGGGGATGTTTATGAATCCGGCCAACAATCCGCAGAGCGGAGCGGCAAAGTCGGGACCGACGGCCTGTCTGAATTCACTGCGCAAGTTTGATCCAAGGTACCATGGAGGAAGTGTTCAAAGCATGAAATTTACTCCGAACGTTTTCAATAACGACAGGAAGAAAACAAACATGCTGTTAAAAACATATTTCAAACATGGAGGATGCCATCTGATGATCACTGTGGTTGACAAAGGTGTTTTAGAGGATGCCCAGAAGCATCCGGAGAAGTATCCCAATCTTATTGTGAGAGTCAGTGGATTTTCAGCCGTCTTTGTTGACCTGGAAAAAGATGTCCAGGATGAGGTTATGGCGAGGGTTCTTTATGATTGA
- a CDS encoding PTS fructose transporter subunit IIABC → MEHALFSEKLVKLSLTGLTKDQIINEMVEVLWKDGRLSDKEQFTKDVYAREAEITTDLEIGAAMPHAKSKAVCQPSVAIGISQKGVIFGESKEKSYVFFMVAMPENAAKEHIEVLGKVTGVLLEKENITALKNARTEEDVLQLFCQEKKEVINNHSDVLLLGATGCTSGVAHTYLAAKALQKAAGEHGVQIKVETNGSIGVENSPTAGEIAQAECVIIASDRAVEMSRFDGKRIIYAKVKDGINKADDLIEKALNGEGEIYHHNGDRSNSQTGQKREGSIYTALMNGVSYMLPFVIVGGIMTALAYAFGGQVTDTGLVIPDGSFWQKIADLGSAGMTLMTPILAGYIAYAIGDKVALAPGLLGGWVAVNGSFYGSESGTGFLGAIVAGFLAGYVVKAMKKIKFPEAIQSLVPLIIIPIASSLIVSFAFIFVIGVPISSMMTALSDMLSGLNGGSLIILGIVMGFMQGFDFGGPVGKTLFMFSIGMMAQGQFEFIGAEAMAIPVAPIGMAIATFMDRRSRFFNDEEKASGKAALVMGFCGVSEGAIPFAAADPLAVIPASMIGSAVATTMGLLFSITDAIAWGGPIVVVLGLTNHPLLAIICMLTGSIVTALVYYAIKTARTKK, encoded by the coding sequence ATGGAACATGCATTATTTTCGGAAAAACTGGTCAAGTTGAGTTTGACTGGATTAACCAAAGATCAGATTATTAATGAAATGGTTGAAGTTTTGTGGAAAGATGGGAGGCTCAGTGACAAGGAGCAATTTACAAAAGATGTATACGCAAGAGAGGCAGAAATCACAACTGATCTGGAAATAGGAGCTGCTATGCCGCACGCCAAATCAAAAGCTGTTTGTCAGCCCTCTGTTGCGATTGGTATTTCGCAGAAAGGAGTTATTTTTGGAGAATCGAAGGAAAAGAGCTATGTATTCTTTATGGTGGCGATGCCTGAAAATGCGGCGAAAGAACATATAGAAGTTCTGGGCAAGGTTACAGGTGTCTTGTTAGAGAAGGAAAATATTACGGCTTTAAAGAATGCCAGGACAGAAGAGGATGTTTTACAGCTTTTTTGCCAGGAAAAGAAGGAAGTCATAAACAATCATTCGGATGTGCTGTTGTTGGGAGCAACTGGGTGTACATCAGGAGTCGCACATACATATCTGGCAGCGAAAGCACTGCAGAAAGCAGCGGGTGAGCACGGAGTACAGATCAAGGTTGAGACAAATGGGTCGATCGGGGTAGAAAACTCCCCAACTGCAGGGGAAATAGCGCAAGCAGAATGTGTTATCATAGCAAGTGACAGAGCAGTGGAAATGTCCCGTTTTGACGGCAAGAGAATTATCTATGCAAAAGTTAAGGACGGTATTAATAAAGCAGATGATTTGATTGAGAAAGCCTTAAATGGAGAAGGAGAGATTTACCATCATAATGGTGATAGAAGCAATTCTCAGACAGGGCAGAAACGGGAAGGGAGTATTTATACTGCTTTGATGAATGGTGTTTCTTATATGCTTCCGTTTGTAATCGTCGGAGGTATCATGACGGCTCTTGCATATGCATTCGGCGGTCAGGTTACAGATACCGGTCTTGTCATTCCGGATGGAAGCTTCTGGCAGAAAATAGCCGACCTGGGCAGTGCCGGGATGACACTGATGACTCCGATTCTTGCAGGGTATATTGCATATGCGATTGGTGATAAAGTCGCATTGGCACCCGGTTTACTGGGAGGCTGGGTTGCAGTCAATGGTTCTTTTTATGGGTCAGAATCCGGAACCGGTTTTCTGGGTGCCATTGTTGCAGGATTTTTAGCCGGATATGTGGTGAAGGCAATGAAAAAGATAAAATTCCCGGAGGCGATCCAAAGTTTGGTTCCGCTGATCATCATTCCCATTGCTTCATCGCTGATTGTAAGTTTTGCATTTATATTTGTCATAGGAGTTCCGATCAGTTCAATGATGACAGCCCTGTCTGATATGTTGTCCGGGCTGAACGGCGGCAGTCTTATTATTTTAGGTATTGTGATGGGCTTCATGCAGGGATTTGATTTCGGCGGCCCGGTCGGAAAGACACTTTTCATGTTTTCAATCGGCATGATGGCGCAGGGACAGTTTGAGTTTATTGGAGCTGAAGCAATGGCAATTCCTGTGGCACCGATCGGAATGGCGATTGCAACCTTTATGGACCGCAGGAGCAGATTTTTTAATGATGAAGAAAAAGCAAGCGGTAAAGCGGCGCTGGTCATGGGATTTTGTGGGGTCTCAGAGGGAGCCATTCCTTTCGCGGCAGCCGATCCGCTGGCAGTAATTCCGGCAAGTATGATCGGTTCTGCGGTAGCAACCACTATGGGATTACTCTTTTCGATTACAGATGCCATTGCCTGGGGCGGACCGATTGTTGTAGTTTTAGGATTAACCAATCATCCGTTGCTCGCAATTATCTGTATGCTGACAGGATCTATTGTAACTGCACTGGTGTATTATGCCATTAAAACGGCCAGGACAAAAAAATAA
- a CDS encoding GNAT family N-acetyltransferase: protein MRITEVKERTPLLIEQLLKVWENSVRKTHLFLSDNEILNIKKYVPEAFMNISHLIIAEDENNCPVAFMGLENQVLEMLFLSPEERGKGLGKKLIQYGIENYSINELAVNEQNPLAKGFYEHMGFQVYKRTDHDEQGNPYPLLYMKLN, encoded by the coding sequence ATGAGAATTACTGAAGTAAAAGAAAGAACTCCATTGCTGATAGAACAGCTGTTAAAAGTGTGGGAGAACTCTGTAAGAAAGACACATCTCTTTTTATCGGATAACGAAATATTAAATATCAAAAAATATGTCCCTGAAGCATTCATGAATATTTCTCATTTGATTATTGCAGAAGACGAAAATAACTGTCCTGTTGCATTTATGGGACTGGAAAATCAAGTACTAGAAATGCTGTTTCTTTCACCGGAAGAAAGAGGAAAAGGCTTGGGAAAGAAGTTAATTCAATATGGGATCGAAAACTATTCCATCAATGAGCTGGCTGTCAATGAACAAAATCCCCTTGCCAAGGGATTTTATGAGCACATGGGCTTTCAGGTCTACAAACGAACCGATCACGACGAACAGGGCAATCCTTACCCGCTTTTATATATGAAATTAAATTAA